Proteins encoded by one window of Haematobia irritans isolate KBUSLIRL chromosome 2, ASM5000362v1, whole genome shotgun sequence:
- the PolH gene encoding DNA polymerase eta, with translation MSSNSSSSRQSIPMVNKYDRVVLLVDMDCFYCQVEEKLDPALRGLPIAVVQYNAWRGGGIIAVNYPARANGVTRHMRGDEAKTQCPDIQLVKVPNIREKADLTKYREAGKDVANVLQRFTPLLERASVDEAYLDITDLVNKRIEAMNDGSFVLKPQELINTYAVGFSSIGEYVTTITKNYINPLLDNDDFYRHFQESDIPAVRLSNIRLLIGASIASEIRAAVYRDTGYECSAGIAHNKILAKLACGINKPNKQTILPLAQIQELFETLPVSKIKGLGAKFGEEVCQRMGIKFLGQLLKFTEAELQRKFDEKNGTWLYNICRGIDLEAVTPRFYSKSIGCCKKFPGRNNITGLKTLQHWLLELANEIVDRLEKDIIENNRRAKQMVVNFVQEFNSEEVTSSRSAQLTSYDTDALASSCLELIKANTKQFFRAGSESVLNNPIKFLGISVGKFETISNSQNNIQNMFAQQAAKRKKLLEDKQVVTSIGDGSSPLIGKTEKLQTTSENEENSKIENTSESKQRRPSCAEQGMKETLPEEEKASTKKHENIVKNNESNFGKQKPQKNNEIRSFFSKTLIQKTIATTSNCNGNPEILKESKNVKLQGNNECSRETLAHLQHDNTRTIHKYKEPNIEESDPSNSIYRKIDKSSHDNKDISPNISSHISKCSEIPNIESEGEGINAKFSESTLEENPKDLEGLKVLSPDFLSNSKKSQIERQSTSCSPNEDELDLLINDLGNIQSEDCNIEATANMKPISNKRKFNEISGENNSAVYDYRTEYAEFAIPVLNENFLQYTNCSSCRAKILNDPFSIQTHQDHHYAHELSQQQRIEYRESVRTKISAVKSPTSKTGIKKNQKKSTNSQSEGITKFLKPSTSEIKSPSDEICDICKIPIKYDELMEHKDFHLAKDLQRKMNQLEVRTVNIPSKISEASRKTLNNSQVNIKTNKSKLVMKPIKQFFKQSNI, from the exons atgtcatCAAACAGTTCCTCGTCGAGGCAATCCATACCTATGGTAAATAAATATGATCGCGTTGTCCTATTAGTGGATATGGATTGTTTTTATTGTCAAGTAGAAG aaaaattggacCCTGCGTTGAGAGGTTTACCAATAGCTGTTGTACAATATAATGCGTGGCGTGGGGGAGG TATAATCGCTGTAAATTATCCGGCACGCGCCAATGGTGTTACTCGGCATATGAGAGGCGATGAAGCAAAAACACAATGTCCTGATATACAACTCGTCAAGGTGCCAAATATTCGAGAGAAAGCGGATTTGACTAAATACCGGGAAGCTGGCAAGGATGTGGCGAATGTGCTTCAACGTTTCACTCCTCTTCTGGAAAGAGCTTCTGTAGATGAGGCATACTTGGATATAACAGATTTGGTTAATAAGCGCATAGAAGCAATGAATGAT GGAAGCTTCGTTTTGAAGCCCCAGGAGTTAATTAACACATATGCTGTTGGATTTTCATCAATTGGTGAATATGTCACAACCATAACAAAGAACTATATTAACCCCTTATTGGATAATGATGATTTTTATCGTCATTTTCAAGAGAGTGACATTCCCGCTGTAAGGCTAAGTAATATACGATTATTGATTGGTGCATCCATTGCAAGTGAAATTCGAGCCGCCGTTTATAGAGATACGGGCTATGAATGTTCCGCGGGTATTGCAcataataaaattctggcaaaactcGCTTGTGGAATCAATaaaccaaataaacaaacaattcTTCCTTTGGCTCAGATCCAAGAATTATTTGAAACTCTTCCTGTATCAAAAATCAAAGGTCTTGGGGCCAAGTTTGGCGAAGAAGTGTGTCAacgtatgggaataaaatttttgggtcaGTTGCTTAAATTTACTGAAGCTGAACTACAACGGAAGTTTGACGAGAAAAATGG AACATGGCTTTACAATATTTGTCGGGGTATAGATTTGGAAGCTGTAACTCCTCGTTTCTATTCGAAAAGCATTGGGTGTTGTAAAAAGTTCCCAGGTCGCAATAATATAACTGGACTCAAAACATTACAGCACTGGCTGTTAGAATTAGCTAATGAAATTGTAGATCGTTTGGAGAAGGACATTATTGAAAATAATCGACGGGCAAAGCAAATGGTTGTTAATTTCGTACAAGAATTCAACTCTGAAGAAGTAACAAGCTCCAGATCAGCGCAATTAACCTCATATGACACAGATGCCTTAGCCAGTTCCTGTTTAGAATTAATAAAGGCCAATACAAAACAATTCTTTCGCGCTGGTAGTGAAAGTGTTCTTAACAACCCAATTAAGTTTTTAGGCATAAGCGTTGGCAAGTTCGAGACGATATCTAATTCTCAAAATAACATACAAAATATGTTTGCGCAACAGGCGGCAAAAAGGAAGAAGTTATTGGAAGATAAACAGGTTGTGACCAGTATAGGTGATGGTTCATCACCTCTTATAGGAAAAACAGAAAAATTACAGACTACATCTGAAAATGAAGAAAATAGCAAAATTGAAAATACGTCAGAATCGAAGCAAAGGCGACCTTCTTGCGCTGAACAAGGAATGAAAGAAACGCTACCAGAAGAAGAAAAGGCATCTactaaaaaacatgaaaacaTAGTAAAAAACAATGAGTCCAACTTTGGAAAACAAAAACCgcaaaaaaataacgaaatacGAAGTTTCTTTTCCAAAACTCTGATACAAAAAACGATAGCCACTACTAGTAACTGCAATGGAAACCCGGAAATACTAAAAGAATCAAAGAACGTCAAGCTTCAGGGAAATAATGAATGTAGCAGAGAAACTTTGGCCCACCTACAACATGACAATACGAGAACAATTCACAAATACAAAGAACCAAATATAGAGGAGAGTGATCCTTCCAATTCTATTTATCGGAAAATAGATAAATCCTCTCATGATAACAAAGATATTTCACCAAACATATCCTCACATATATCAAAGTGTTCCGAGATTCCGAATATAGAATCTGAGGGAGAGGgaataaacgccaagttttctgAAAGTACTTTAGAAGAAAACCCGAAAGATCTGGAAGGCTTAAAAGTTTTATCTCCTGATTTTTTAAGCAACTCCAAAAAGTCGCAAATTGAAAGACAGTCTACGTCATGTTCACCTAATGAGGACGAGTtagatttattaataaatgATTTAGGAAATATCCAAAGTGAAGACTGTAACATTGAAGCAACTGCAAACATGAAACCAATTAGCaataaaaggaaatttaatgaaatttctggCGAAAATAACAGTGCTGTATATGACTACCGCACTGAATATGCCGAATTCGCTATACCTGTACTTAATgagaattttttgcaatatacaAATTGCTCTTCGTGTAGAGCGAAAATTCTTAATGACCCCTTCTCTATCCAAACCCATCAAGATCATCATTATGCCCATGAACTTAGTCAACAACAACGCATTGAATATAGAGAATCGGTACGAACTAAAATAAGCGCTGTTAAGTCACCAACGTCAAAGacaggaattaaaaaaaaccaaaagaaatCAACAAACTCTCAGAGTGAaggtataacgaaatttttgaagCCATCTACCAGTGAAATAAAAAGTCCTTCCGATGAAATCTGCGACATTTGTAAAATTCCTATTAAATATGATGAATTGATGGAGCACAAAGACTTCCATTTGGCTAAAGATTTACAGCGAAAAATGAATCAGCTTGAAGTCCGCACTGTCAATATACCAAGCAAAATTTCGGAAGCATCGCGAAAAACACTAAATAACTCTCAAGTGAATATAAAAACCAACAAATCCAAACTTGTGATGAAGCCCATAAAGCAGTTTTTTAAGCAATCAAATATATGA
- the LOC142225423 gene encoding 5-taurinomethyluridine-[tRNA] synthase subunit GTPB3, mitochondrial isoform X1 — translation MDLCFSCLQFRMNVLRNWRNVQAIFKRYSSSSTIYALSSAFGKCGVSVIRVSGPQTRHALRKIVRNSHELKQRYAHLKTLYHPLTNEIIDKGLVIWFPGPASFTGEDCCEFQVHGSIAVINAIMDALSKISGLRPATPGEFTKRAFFGNKLDLTQVEGLADLIHAETEAQRKQALLQSNGSLSRIYDNWRKRLIRCAAHLEAYIDFGEDENIEDGVILQLTNELKKISEEIKDHLDDKRQGELLRDGVRTCIIGAPNVGKSTFLNVLSQRDVAIVSDIAGTTRDVIESTQNFDGYPVRFIDTAGLRAHANDTIEQQGILKARQCVEESDLILLIADASHLKDHGILNSKSIEKYCVDYMKQIEMDEKAITNKPIQIIINKIDLLSQHEIDVIQKCSRVIGISCKQNINMKEFSTKFANILKEICGSPLAEAPRITHARYRTQLQRTIDHISIFLSEYSPDIYPDMAISAQKLRYAIKDIERITGHVSTDEILNVIFKDFCIGK, via the exons ATGGATTTGTGTTTCAGTTGTTTACAG TTTAGAATGAACGTTTTAAGGAACTGGCGAAATGTGCAAGCTATTTTTAAAAGATACTCTAGTAGTAGTACAATATATGCCTTAAGTTCGGCATTTGGAAAGTGTGGAGTCTCAGTAATTCGTGTCTCCGGACCGCAAACAAGGCATGCCCTTCGCAAAATAGTTCGCAATAGTCACGAGCTAAAACAGAGATACGCACACCTGAAGACATTGTACCATCCATTGACAAATGAAATAATTGATAAGGGTCTAGTAATATGGTTTCCCGGTCCTGCATCTTTTACTGGGGAAGATTGTTGCGAATTTCAAGTGCATGGTTCGATCGCTGTTATAAATGCAATTATGGATGCTTTGAGCAAGATATCCGGTCTACGGCCAGCTACGCCTGGTGAATTTACGAAGCGGgcgttttttggaaataaactaGACTTGACTCAAGTTGAAGGTTTGGCTGATCTTATTCATGCGGAGACTGAGGCACAGCGGAAGCAG GCATTATTGCAAAGCAATGGCTCGCTTTCACGAATCTATGACAATTGGCGGAAGCGTTTGATACGTTGTGCAGCGCACTTAGAAGCATATATTGATTTTGGAGAAGACGAAAACATCGAGGATGGCGTAATATTACAGCTTACAAATGAATTGAAGAAGATAAGCGAAGAAATCAAAGATCATTTAGATGACAAACGACAAGGAGAATTACTAAGAGATGGTGTCCGCACTTGTATTATAGGGGCTCCTAATGTAGGAAAAAGCACTTTTCTAAATGTGTTAAGTCAGCGAGATGTAGCCATTGTTTCAGACATAGCTGGAACCACAAGAGACGTTATTGAgtcaactcaaaattttgatggttaTCCCGTTCGTTTTATTGATACTGCAGGTCTCAGAGCCCATGCAAATGACACAATTGAACAACAAGGTATTTTGAAGGCAAGACAATGCGTAGAAGAATCTGATCTGATCTTACTCATTGCCGATGCTTCTCATCTCAAAGACCATGGCATACTAAATTCGAAATCTATAGAGAAATATTGTGTAGATTATATGAAACAGATTGAAATGGACGAAAAAGCTATTACTAATAAACCCATTCAGATTATCATTAATAAAATCGATTTACTGTCCCAGCATGAAATTGACGTCATTCAAAAGTGTTCAAGAGTTATAGGTATATCgtgcaaacaaaacataaatatgAAGGAATTTTCAACCAAGTTTGCAAATATTCTTAAGGAAAT tTGCGGTTCACCTCTAGCTGAAGCCCCTCGAATTACTCATGCGCGATACCGGACGCAATTGCAGCGTACAATTGACCACATCTCCATATTTTTATCGGAATATTCTCCAGATATCTACCCAGATATGGCCATTTCTGCTCAAAAACTTAGGTATGCCATCAAAGATATTGAACGTATAACAGGACATGTCAGTACGGACGAAATATTAAATGTAATCTTTAAAGACTTTTGTATAGGAAAATAG
- the LOC142225423 gene encoding 5-taurinomethyluridine-[tRNA] synthase subunit GTPB3, mitochondrial isoform X2 — protein sequence MNVLRNWRNVQAIFKRYSSSSTIYALSSAFGKCGVSVIRVSGPQTRHALRKIVRNSHELKQRYAHLKTLYHPLTNEIIDKGLVIWFPGPASFTGEDCCEFQVHGSIAVINAIMDALSKISGLRPATPGEFTKRAFFGNKLDLTQVEGLADLIHAETEAQRKQALLQSNGSLSRIYDNWRKRLIRCAAHLEAYIDFGEDENIEDGVILQLTNELKKISEEIKDHLDDKRQGELLRDGVRTCIIGAPNVGKSTFLNVLSQRDVAIVSDIAGTTRDVIESTQNFDGYPVRFIDTAGLRAHANDTIEQQGILKARQCVEESDLILLIADASHLKDHGILNSKSIEKYCVDYMKQIEMDEKAITNKPIQIIINKIDLLSQHEIDVIQKCSRVIGISCKQNINMKEFSTKFANILKEICGSPLAEAPRITHARYRTQLQRTIDHISIFLSEYSPDIYPDMAISAQKLRYAIKDIERITGHVSTDEILNVIFKDFCIGK from the exons ATGAACGTTTTAAGGAACTGGCGAAATGTGCAAGCTATTTTTAAAAGATACTCTAGTAGTAGTACAATATATGCCTTAAGTTCGGCATTTGGAAAGTGTGGAGTCTCAGTAATTCGTGTCTCCGGACCGCAAACAAGGCATGCCCTTCGCAAAATAGTTCGCAATAGTCACGAGCTAAAACAGAGATACGCACACCTGAAGACATTGTACCATCCATTGACAAATGAAATAATTGATAAGGGTCTAGTAATATGGTTTCCCGGTCCTGCATCTTTTACTGGGGAAGATTGTTGCGAATTTCAAGTGCATGGTTCGATCGCTGTTATAAATGCAATTATGGATGCTTTGAGCAAGATATCCGGTCTACGGCCAGCTACGCCTGGTGAATTTACGAAGCGGgcgttttttggaaataaactaGACTTGACTCAAGTTGAAGGTTTGGCTGATCTTATTCATGCGGAGACTGAGGCACAGCGGAAGCAG GCATTATTGCAAAGCAATGGCTCGCTTTCACGAATCTATGACAATTGGCGGAAGCGTTTGATACGTTGTGCAGCGCACTTAGAAGCATATATTGATTTTGGAGAAGACGAAAACATCGAGGATGGCGTAATATTACAGCTTACAAATGAATTGAAGAAGATAAGCGAAGAAATCAAAGATCATTTAGATGACAAACGACAAGGAGAATTACTAAGAGATGGTGTCCGCACTTGTATTATAGGGGCTCCTAATGTAGGAAAAAGCACTTTTCTAAATGTGTTAAGTCAGCGAGATGTAGCCATTGTTTCAGACATAGCTGGAACCACAAGAGACGTTATTGAgtcaactcaaaattttgatggttaTCCCGTTCGTTTTATTGATACTGCAGGTCTCAGAGCCCATGCAAATGACACAATTGAACAACAAGGTATTTTGAAGGCAAGACAATGCGTAGAAGAATCTGATCTGATCTTACTCATTGCCGATGCTTCTCATCTCAAAGACCATGGCATACTAAATTCGAAATCTATAGAGAAATATTGTGTAGATTATATGAAACAGATTGAAATGGACGAAAAAGCTATTACTAATAAACCCATTCAGATTATCATTAATAAAATCGATTTACTGTCCCAGCATGAAATTGACGTCATTCAAAAGTGTTCAAGAGTTATAGGTATATCgtgcaaacaaaacataaatatgAAGGAATTTTCAACCAAGTTTGCAAATATTCTTAAGGAAAT tTGCGGTTCACCTCTAGCTGAAGCCCCTCGAATTACTCATGCGCGATACCGGACGCAATTGCAGCGTACAATTGACCACATCTCCATATTTTTATCGGAATATTCTCCAGATATCTACCCAGATATGGCCATTTCTGCTCAAAAACTTAGGTATGCCATCAAAGATATTGAACGTATAACAGGACATGTCAGTACGGACGAAATATTAAATGTAATCTTTAAAGACTTTTGTATAGGAAAATAG
- the LOC142225424 gene encoding STING ER exit protein, translating into MPKVVSRSIVCSDSKEEEYNEETPLNIYYCLCGKLALILDCTLEKLPLRRTDGARVIDGRKHAHKLTYHDGDIVYIKRREKGIEKQYRFNCKSCKLPIYYRHDPNSENTFVLHHALVKTKNDIHLNLDSNPSKINVGESEKVMVTRHTKNMGKFSSVTVSTIDEEEDEIEAREIADSYANNARIIEKQLQRKGGKFTDTANRAKYDEAGPSKKQRGTLIDI; encoded by the exons atgccTAAAGTCGTCTCCCGAAGTATTGTATGCTCCGATTCCAAGGAAGAAGAATATAATGAGGAAACACCATTAAACATATACTACTGTTTATGTGGAAAGCTTGCATTAATATTGG ATTGTACGCTCGAAAAGTTGCCATTGAGACGCACAGACGGAGCACGAGTTATAGACGGCAGGAAACATGCCCATAAATTAACATATCACGATGGCGatattgtatatataaaaaGGAGAGAAAAGGGAATTGAGAAGCAATATCGTTTTAAT tGCAAATCATGCAAACTTCCCATCTATTACCGACATGACCCTAACTCTGAGAATACGTTTGTATTACACCATGCACTAGTGAAAACGAAAAATGATATACACCTAAATTTGGATTCCAATCCTTCCAAGATTAATGTGGGAGAGTCGGAAAAAGTTATGGTTACCCGACACACTAAAAACATGGGCAAATTTAGTTCAGTTACTGTATCAACGATTGACGAAGAAGAAGATGAAATCGAAGCG CGCGAAATTGCTGACAGTTATGCAAATAATGCACGTATTATTGAGAAACAGTTACAACGCAAGGGAGGAAAGTTTACCGATACAGCAAACAGAGCCAAATATGATGAAGCGGGACCAAGTAAAAAACAAAGGGgaacattaattgatatttaG
- the p38b gene encoding p38b MAP kinase: protein MAAKFYKLDINRTEWEIPDNYQQLQSVGSGAYGQVCKAIVRGSNMKVAIKKLARPFQSAVHAKRTYRELRLLKHMDHENVIGLLDVFHPGQPSNSLENFQQVYLVTHLMDADLNNIIRTQKLSDDHVQFLVYQILRGLKYIHSAGIIHRDLKPSNIAVNEDCELRILDFGLARPAESEMTGYVATRWYRAPEIMLNWMHYNQTVDIWSVGCIMAELLTGRTLFPGTDHIHQLNLIMEVLGTPPEDFMQKISSDSARNYIRSLPVMQRRNFREFFRGANPLAIDLLEKMLELDSEKRITAEQALSHPYMEKYHDPTDEQTSPLYDQSFEDMDLPVEKWKELVFNEVLNFKPLPAFADILKQAQAPKQQ from the exons ATGGCTGCAAAGTTTTACAAACTTG ATATCAATCGCACTGAATGGGAAATTCCCGATAATTATCAACAATTGCAGTCGGTTGGAAGTGGAGCCTATGGGCAAGTATGCAAAG cCATTGTACGAGGATCCAACATGAAAGTTGCCATAAAGAAATTGGCCCGTCCCTTTCAATCAGCTGTACACGCCAAAAGGACGTATCGCGAGTTGAGACTTTTGAAACATATGGATCATGAAAATGTAATTGGACTGTTAGATGTATTTCATCCTGGACAACCATCtaactctttagaaaattttcaacaagttTATTTGGTAACGCATCTTATGGATGCAGATTTGAACAACATCATAAGAACACAAAAACTATCCGATGACCACGTCCAGTTTTTGgtttatcaaattttgagagGTCTGAAATATATTCACAGTGCTGGAATTATTCATCGCGACCTAAAGCCATCCAATATTGCTGTAAATGAAGATTGCGAACTAAGAATTTTAGATTTCGGGTTAGCGAGACCAGCCGAGAGTGAAATGACCGGATATGTTGCTACACGTTGGTATAGAGCTCCAGAAATAATGTTGAATTGGATGCATTATAATCAAACAGTCGATATATGGTCGGTAGGCTGCATTATGGCTGAGTTGTTGACAGGACGTACGTTATTCCCTGGAACTGATCATATACatcaattgaatttaattatgGAGGTTTTGGGCACACCACCTGAGGATTTCATGCAAAAAATTTCCTCTGATAGTGCTCGTAATTATATTCGTTCGTTGCCGGTTATGCAAAGAAGAAATTTCCGAGAATTTTTCCGTGGTGCGAATCCTTTAGCAATTGACCTCTTAGAAAAAATGCTTGAATTAGATTCAGAAAAACGTATAACAGCCGAACAAGCATTATCCCATCCTTATATGGAGAAATATCACGACCCAACAGATGAACAGACATCGCCTCTGTATGACCAAAGTTTCGAAGATATGGACCTACCTGTAGAAAAGTGGAAAGAACTAGTTTTTAACGAAGTTTTAAACTTTAAGCCATTGCCAGCTTTTGCCGACATTTTGAAACAAGCTCAAGCACCTAAGCAACAATAA